The Pyrenophora tritici-repentis strain M4 chromosome 9, whole genome shotgun sequence sequence TCTGAAGAGGCCTGGCTATGGCATACGGCCGTGTGTGAGGCGATACAGGAGATACCTCATGGCAAGGTCACCAGCTACGGCCATATCGCGATGCTGGTTGGAAAGCGTGCGTTGTCACACCGGATGACGATGGCCAGTTGCTGACATGTTCCTTGTTCATAGCCGATTGTCCAAGGTAGCACGCATCGCCGCCATGTCGCAGCAGGACTAACACATGACGTCAAAGACAGGTTGGAGTCTGTCTCAAGAATCTGCCATCGGAATCGGCCGATGGCAGCAATGGGAGTCGTACATTCCACAGCGGCAACGTGCCTTGGCAGCGTGTGATCAACGCCAAAGGCGGCATCAGCCCGAGGTCAGCGCTCCTTATCAAAGCACATTACACAAAGCTTTGTTGCCTGTGGCTCTAGTACTGACGGCAACAAAGAGGGCCAAGCGCTGCCGCCCACCAAGCGGATGCACTGAGGCGCGAGGGTGTCGAGGTTAGGCAGGATGCCATGGGGCTATACACGGTGGATCTTGACGAGTACGGCTGGTTTCCTGATATGCTCCCCAGCGAGGCTGCCTTGGTAGAAAGCAGCGATGGCGAGGACGCAGACGAGGACACAAACAAGGCGGCGTAGCATACGGTAGCTGAAGCGTGTGCTCTAGCATGGGCCAGGGACGGCTGTTTCTCATAGTGAAGCATGCGCGAATTCATTCATGTACTCAAGACGTTAGTGCTCGATCCGATGTGATTTGATGCAACTGTCTAGCTATGACTATGTATGGCATCGTATGGGGTACATGTCTGGGCGGTTCGCAATGGCTTAAGACGGCATGCCTGGGTCAGGCTAGCAAAAAGGGCGCAGGGACAGCGGCCGAATGCGGAAGCCTTATCAAGACCGTGTGCTGCAGCGCGACACCTCATAAGCTACGCATCGATGGTTGAGATGCAAGCCGTGACCGATGCTGTCGGAGGTGTGGAGGTGGATATCGAGCCATCGATGTGGGGTCGGCCGTCGCAACAGCTGGGGTCGCATAGCAGCTCGAGGTTCAGGGTGAGAGCTTTACGCACGCCCATGCACTCGAGCCAGGAACACGGCAGCCTCCAACTCGCCCACGTTGACCGGCAAGGCGCATGAAACCTTGACTATGGCATCATGAGCGTCAGCAGCAGCGTCAAACCGGCTGCGCGTCGGGCTAAAGCGGACATTGGCCCTCGGCGACTCGGAGGCTGAGGCCGTGGGTCATGAGCTCTCACTACCTCACGGCTCCCTTATCAGGAACAACGACAAAGAGCGGGGATGGTGCCTACGCCTTTGACCTCATAAGGGCGGCGCTCCCGTGGGCCGTAAACAAGCTTGTATCGAGTACACGACCCGTATTACGCCTTTCCCATCTGCATAGCCACTTGCCTTTACCCAAATAGACGCCATCATCCTGAGTCACTTCTTAGAGTCATACGCAAGACAGGTGCTAGTCATCATACACGCCTCCCTCGGTCCCGCGCTTGTTACCTCTACATATACATCGTTCCTGTCGCCTTGACTGTTTGTCTCCGTCAAACCTAATCCACTCACCTAGTTGCCTCCTATATCCACCCCCTTCTCTATCCAACACTCCAACAGTCAACACATATCAACACAGAGCACCTTCACCACATCACATAGCCTCGACACATACCAGGCCCAGCACAGAACCAGTCGCAACCGTCATGTCCACCTCCCAGACCTTCACTGGCGACCTTCGTAGCGACGCCAAGGAGTTCAACCGCGACAAGAACAGCAGGGCGAAGTGGGCGCATGGCCAGTCCTTTGGTCCTGGACGACGCGTTGAAGATGGCAAGCCTCGCCCTGCAAAGGTGCCGTATCATGTCAAGTAAGTCGCCTCCCAACCCAAGCTTGACAGCACCCTCAGGGTACTAACACTCCATCTGCAGGTCGTCTTACCCTGGCCACATGAAGGCTCGCACTGCCCTACACAAGGACATGGCCTACGCTAGTGGTGATTCATCCGCCGATGAGGACGTTGACCACCCCTCCACTGCCCCAGACGCCGACATCACCTATTCCTATGATGCCCATCGAGGCCCCAGTCACGGCAGCCAGATCCTAAACGCCGCTCTCGAGAAGGCTGTCGAGCGATTCGAGACCAAGGAGACGGAGAAGCTGGTCAAGAACGAATACGAGGTGCTCGACATTGATGACGAGCCCCCGCGACCCAAGCGCTATGTGGcgcctgaggatgaggagtACGACTTTGTCGATGCGTAACTCTTCATGACTTGCTTCCTTCCTTCTTCCTTCACCCCTCTTTACATTCGACTTAACTGGCGTTTTATATTTAGTACCGACTTCATTGTCGACTTTTACATGAATTTGTACACTTGCATAATGGTTCATGGCAGCATCAATAGGTGAGCGTCTGGCGCTTCTCTGAGGACTTGAGCAGCCCTATACCCGTTCTGGCTTGCTCGCTTTTGCTTTGCTTTGCTTTTGCGTATCAGGACGGTACATTTGTTTACTGCGGGATGGAACCGGGATGGTAATTGGAGCTGTCTGCTCTACTAGTCTGGCGTTAGCCCTACTATCGTCCGTCATACTTGTCCACAATGATATCACTAATGAGCGGTATGAATTCATACCGTCTCTGATGGAATAGCTTTGCCCCTGATTTTGTGAAGTAGTTAGTATAAGTGACTTTGTTGTTGCACATCCCCGCGGCGAACGGCACATCGTCATGGCGGACTTGTTATCGCCCGTCGCGTCTAGAACGAGTAGCTCGTCGAACTAGTCGCCAGGGTTACTAGACACCTTGGCAAGCCGCTGATAAATTACAGCATACGTCATCATGTATCAACAGTCTGCGCTTCATGTCTCAAATCTCGCGCACGTTTCCTAGCCCTGCGATTACTCTGACAACAGTCAATCGGACTTGTCGGACGCTCGGAAGCTGTCACATCACCCCAGCTTTTGTAATCGGGAGACGGATAGCCACTCGTATTCCATCAACACTCTGCTTGCCAAGAACACAGCCGCCCCTTCAACTCCCCAACAGTCAACAGTCACATTGATGAAGTGCGCGATATAGACAGACTACACTCACATCATACTCACTCGAAATGGAGACGGTAGAGGGCCCAAAACCAAAGGGCAGTCGCCCACGATGGATTCTGCACATCCAGGCACAATTCTGGCGCGTCCTCATGGGCATCGGCATGATGCTGCATCGCCTCGCACGACCAT is a genomic window containing:
- a CDS encoding methylated DNA-protein cysteine methyltransferase translates to MTPGERSEEAWLWHTAVCEAIQEIPHGKVTSYGHIAMLVGKPDCPRQVGVCLKNLPSESADGSNGSRTFHSGNVPWQRVINAKGGISPRGPSAAAHQADALRREGVEVRQDAMGLYTVDLDEYGWFPDMLPSEAALVESSDGEDADEDTNKAA